The proteins below are encoded in one region of Avibacterium volantium:
- the lysS gene encoding lysine--tRNA ligase, giving the protein MTEQTQELDLNGEMLVRREKLAALRKKGNAFPNTFRRDALAQDLHQQYDEVDGEALKEQGVEVKVAGRIMTRRIMGKATFVTLQDMSGRIQLYIARDNLPEGIYADDVGNWDLGDIVGVKGTLFKTKTNELTIRASEVQLLTKALRPLPDKFHGLADQEMRYRQRYLDLISNEESRRTFIIRSKVIAGMREYFISKGFIEVETPMLQVIPGGAAARPFVTHHNALDIDMYLRIAPELYLKRLVVGGFERVFELNRNFRNEGVSVRHNPEFTMIEYYQAYADYHDLMDNTEELLRKLALDILGTTIVPYGEYEFDFGKPFERITMHDAILKYGADKGIVKEDLYDLDRAKALATKLGIEVQKSWGLGSIVNAIFEEVAEHHLIQPTFLMAHPAEISPLARRNDENPEVTDRFELFIGGREIGNGFSELNDAEDQAERFDAQVAAKEAGDDEAMFKDEDFVTALEHGLPPTAGEGLGIDRLAMLFANAPSIRDVILFPAMKHKG; this is encoded by the coding sequence ATGACAGAACAAACCCAAGAATTAGATTTAAACGGTGAAATGCTGGTTCGCCGTGAAAAATTGGCGGCATTGCGTAAAAAAGGCAATGCGTTTCCAAATACCTTCCGCCGTGATGCCCTTGCGCAGGATTTACATCAACAATATGATGAGGTTGATGGCGAAGCTTTGAAAGAACAAGGTGTGGAAGTGAAAGTGGCAGGACGTATTATGACACGCCGTATTATGGGTAAAGCGACTTTCGTTACCTTGCAAGATATGAGCGGACGCATTCAGCTTTATATCGCCCGCGATAACCTGCCTGAGGGCATTTATGCTGATGATGTGGGCAACTGGGATTTAGGCGATATTGTGGGCGTGAAAGGCACATTGTTCAAAACCAAAACCAATGAACTCACCATACGTGCCAGTGAAGTTCAGCTTTTAACCAAAGCCTTACGCCCATTGCCAGACAAATTCCACGGTCTTGCGGATCAAGAAATGCGTTATCGCCAGCGTTATTTAGATCTCATTTCTAACGAAGAATCTCGCCGCACTTTTATTATCCGTTCAAAAGTGATTGCCGGAATGCGTGAATATTTCATCAGCAAAGGCTTTATCGAAGTGGAAACCCCAATGTTGCAAGTGATCCCCGGCGGTGCAGCAGCACGTCCGTTTGTTACTCATCACAATGCTTTAGATATTGATATGTATCTGCGTATTGCCCCTGAGCTTTACCTCAAACGTCTTGTGGTGGGAGGCTTTGAACGCGTGTTTGAACTCAACCGCAACTTCCGTAATGAAGGGGTTTCTGTACGTCATAACCCTGAATTTACGATGATCGAATATTATCAAGCCTATGCGGATTATCACGATTTAATGGATAACACCGAAGAGTTGTTACGCAAGTTGGCCTTGGATATTTTAGGCACCACTATCGTCCCTTATGGCGAATATGAATTTGATTTTGGCAAGCCATTTGAGCGTATCACAATGCACGATGCGATTTTGAAATACGGCGCAGATAAAGGCATTGTGAAAGAAGATCTGTATGATTTAGATCGCGCCAAAGCATTAGCTACCAAACTAGGCATTGAAGTACAAAAATCTTGGGGCTTAGGCTCGATCGTCAATGCAATTTTTGAAGAAGTGGCTGAACATCACTTAATCCAGCCGACATTCTTAATGGCTCACCCTGCGGAAATTTCACCATTAGCACGCCGTAATGATGAAAACCCAGAGGTTACCGACCGTTTTGAATTATTTATCGGTGGCCGCGAAATTGGTAACGGCTTCTCAGAGCTTAACGATGCAGAAGATCAGGCTGAACGCTTTGATGCACAAGTTGCAGCAAAAGAAGCTGGCGATGATGAAGCGATGTTCAAAGATGAGGATTTTGTTACCGCACTTGAACACGGCTTGCCACCAACGGCTGGCGAGGGATTAGGTATTGATCGCTTAGCAATGCTCTTTGCCAACGCCCCATCAATCCGTGATGTGATTTTATTCCCAGCGATGAAGCATAAAGGATAA